The stretch of DNA CCTAAAAGAATTTTATGAGGCGCGTTTACAGCTAAAAGATGCTGGGCATCAGTATTTGCTGCATACAATTCAGCACCGGTTATGCCTTCTTCAACAATACGACCAATTGTATTTGTACCGCCTCCGCCGCATCCTACAATCTTGATGTTTGTTTTAAGCTGGTCTAAGAATCTTGAAAGTTCGTCATCGATAGCAGAAAGCTGTTGCGGTTGAGCGTAGTTCTGATCTTGTACAGCATATGCCGGAGGGGCTTGCTGTTGATTAGGTGATGTCCCTCTAGAAAGTGCCTCATCAATTAGTGATCTCATGTGCATCCCTTTGTACTGCAACGCAACATCTATATTAAATAATTACCACTGGTCTGCTAATTGTCTGCCACAATTATCTAAAAATATAATTCATATATTTTAAACTCTGGCATCTGTAAAAAAGCAATCGGAATAATAATTATAACTATAACTTACATAAGATAAATACGTAGTTTAAGAGATTGGTTCAAAATATTGTCAGACAATTGTCATACAATAGTCACGATCTGCTTGAGTTATCTCATTAATCTGTTATTTTTAGCTGAGAGTTGACATTACTAATTTTGATCATCTCTTGTGCCGGACATAAAGATTAATTAATGTATATCGTAGATATTTACAGGTATACGAATACAAAAGTATATCAGTGATTGATTAATAGCAAAATTAATCTGTATTTCGAATAAACACGATTGATGCCTCAAAGTGCCAACCCGGACTTCAATATGTTATATCAATATGCAGAGGTGAAAACAATTGTGTCCAAAAACAAGGAGAGAAATTATATGTTTTCAGATATCATGAAAAATGTAAAGGCAAAGTCTCCCCTGATCAATGTAATTACTAATTTTGTCACGGTGAATGACTGTGCTAACATCCTGCTTGCAGCTGGTGCATCACCATGCATGGCTTATGACATTAGAGAAGTAGAAGACATTGTTTCAATAAGTCAAGGCCTTGTAATCAATTTAGGAGCTATAGAAGACGATCGGGCAATGCTTCTTTCAACAAAAAAAGCCAATGAAATGAAGATACCAGTAATTTTTGACCCGGTGGCCGCTGGTGCAAGCAGACTCCGTAATGATTTATGCACTGAGTTTCTGCAAAATGTAAAATTTTCAGTTATCCGCGGAAATATTTCTGAAATAAAATCATTAGCACTTGGAAGCTCAACGACTAAAGGCGTAGATGCTGCGGACGCGGATGAAATTACTGAGAATAATATTTCAGAAGTCGTAAAAATGGCTAAATCATTGAGTGAAAAAACCGGTTCGGTTATTGCGATATCGGGAAAGACAGATGTGGTGGCTGACCACCAAAGAGCATATATTATAAAAAACGGACATCCGATGATGGCATTAATCACCGGAAGCGGCTGCATGCTGACAACACTCATATGCGCATATTGTGCCGCAAATCCAGACAGGATTTTTGAATCAACTGCTGCGGCAGTATGTACAATGGGGGTGTGCGGAGAGTATGCTTATCAAAAAACAATAGATACAGACACCGGAACATCATCGTTTAGGAATTACCTGATAGATTATGTCAGCAAATTAGACAGTGAGATGATCGAGGAGCGTATGAAACTTGAAGTTTACTAAAGAATCTCTAAAGTTATATGTCATCACAGATCGCAGCTGGATTGGAAACAGGTCGATGTCTGAAGAAGTGGAAAAAACACTGAAAGCAGGTGCTACATGCCTGCAGATAAGAGAGAAAAATATCAGTTACGATGAGTACGTCTCCAAATCAATTGAACTCAGGAAAATATGCAACAAGTACAATGTTCCGTTCATAGTCAATGATAACATTGAAGTAGCATTAGCCAGCGGCGCTGACGGTGTTCATGTAGGACAGAACGATATTTTGAATAAAAATGTAAGATCCATAATCGGCAGTGATAAAATTCTAGGAATATCTGTAAATTCAATAGAGCTGGCGATTGCCGCAGAAAAAGCAGGAGCGGATTACATTGGAGTAGGTTCGATTCAGCTTTCTCCAACAAAGGGTGAATCAAAGATACTTTCCACAGAATATGTAAATGAAATATGCAATTCTGTATCTATTCCGGTTGTAGCAATTGGCGGAATTAATGAGCAGAATATACCAATATTAAAAGGAATTGGAATTGCCGGTGTTGCAGTTATATCTGCAGTGTTTGGCAAAGAAGACGTTGCTGAAGCAACTTATAAGCTCAGAAAACTAGTTGATGAGTACATATGAAATACGGTGTAGATATTTCACACAGATTCGCAATTTTTGATATGGATGGCACGATAATTGATTCTATGCCAGCATGGAAAAATCTGTGGAGTGATTACCTAATTTCCAAGGGTGTTCAACCCCCTAAAGACCTGATAGAATCCATTAGGAATATGACACTTGGCGAATCATCACAATATTTCATTGAGAGATTCGGCATAAAAAGTACAAAAGAAGATGTAAAGTCTGAATTTTACAAGATTATGGAAAAAAAGTACTATGTTGGATTTCCACCAAAACCCGGCATAATTGAGTATGTAAGTGAACTTCGTTCAAATGGTGTTTTAACGTGCGTAGTCACAGCTACTGCAGAAAAACTAGCCCGTGCATGTTTAAAACAAAATAATATGATCGGATTATTCGATTTTGTGATAAGCTGCGAAAAGGTAGGCAAAAATAAACAATTCCCAGATGCATACAACTTAGCATCTTACCAATTTGGATCTAAACCATCAGAAACTGTGGTTTTTGAAGACGCTCCATATGCTGCAACTACTGCAGTAAAAGCTGGTTACTACACTATCGGAGTATTTGATGAGTATTATATGAATTGTATTGATGCTATGAAATCAATATGCAATGATTACATATACTCATTTAAAAGAGACATTAACACTAATAGTTCAGAGCGCATTATTGATAGTTTGTAACTGTTGTCAGCATATTGTAAGCTAAATGATCGATTACAATATGAGATTTCCCTAACATTTGCCCTATCCTTATGACTCAGTAGAGGAGATATCCATTCCTTGTTAAATCATAATTGTTATTCAATACCATATGAGTTTGACAACAAGTCAGTTTGAAGCATATTTCTGATCATCTGTCAATGCCCTTGAGGCTTTTTCTTTATCTGATGGCTAGGGGATTAAAGGATTGTTAGCGTTCAGACCATATTAATATTCTTTAGATCTGAAGGGGACTCGACAGGCTTGTTAAACTGTCGTTCCCATAGCATAATAATTTTTATAACATCCTTTGCAGTATGATTATGCTTTCAGGTTGTATTGAGCAGAACAATTTAATTCTTATTTGAGGGAGCGGAAATGGAGTAGTTTTCACGCTCTGTCCCTTCAGTCTCCTTAAAATATGGTCATCTCGGGCACGTTCTACAGCATATCCAGTCTGCAGTGCAGCGAAACTTGTTATGCTTGCAGTATGTAGAAATGTCGTTGTGTGAACAGAATTCACAGCAGCCATTTCTTACCCATCACCCATCATTGTAAGGTACATCGAGGCAGGTCTGCGAATAGAGATCTAAAGCAGACATGAAATAAAGAAAAGAAACATCCATCAGGATCCCTTCCTGATGAATAACAATGCCCCGATCTGCCTCTTTTTCTGATCTTCTTCCACCGCGATTAACGCAAGCTCAAGCTTGTCAAGTGAGCGGTTGAATTCTTCGATAGTCAGAGCCTTATTCGCTTGACATATCGGGGTTAGCAGGCTTGGTAAACTCAAGCTCTCACCCCCACATATTCATAGTTTAGTAGTAAACAATTATTATTTAACAACTCTAAAGCTGTCGCTAATTCATTATTCAGCTCTAGAGCTAAAGCTAGAGCTGATCCAATTGTTCTTCTCATTTTGCAAGGCCTCCTAACTGTGTTAGGATGAAAGCCCCAAGGCTTAGAAAATATAAAACTGTTTTGAAAAATTGAGAAGTAAGATAGGACCGCCTTCATCGGTTTTTGGCCTTGCAAACTAAAAACAGATGATGAAGGCGGTTCATTAGTTATCCTTAATTCAGCGTTTATTTGATTAAGTACTTTTCCGTATCCAGTGCATTCAGTTGGATGGAAAAAGTGGGCACGACCGGATTTGAACCGGCGACCATCGGGTTATGAGCCTGACGCTCCACCAGACTAAGCTACGCACCCATTACTAGAAGAGGTTAAGAGAGCGCCCTAATAAATACTTTTTTGCTAGGCATCATACACACTATCAACTTACATCAAGAAGATAAGTGAAAAATAATAGAGTGTTACAAGTCCAATGATGAAGCTGCAGGTAATAAATGATGCTCAATTTAGCGAGTTGTCTCCAGATTACATGTATTGTGATTAAGGAGATTTTAGCTCAATTTTCAATCTATTAACCGCCTTTTCCATATCTTCCAGCAGTCTGTCGATATCTTTCATAAATTCATCAAATTTTTCTGTAGTGACTGCACCATCAGGTGATGGAACAATGAGCCCTTCCTGTTCTAAAATTCTTAATGAGTATCTTACTTTATGCTGGGGGTGACCTAGCAGTTCTGCCAGTCTGATGATTCCAATTGGCTCGTTTTCTTTAATTGTTTTCAGCATTTTGACATGACGTTCTAGAAGGCTAACTTCATTTTCCAGCCTTTTTGTGATGGTATTAGTGTCTGTCATGAGATTTTACCTGGCAATAGTAGAATACTTTGGCAATATATTAGACTTAGTGCATATTTTCTTGCCGTGCACTACGCCTAAGTCATTTTGATCATGATAAATCCTAAACGTAGAAAAAAATCTACGATTAGAATTGATAGAAATCTGAATTGCAGAACGCCTGAATATGGTTTACTTATGGACGTTACGGTCCCCTTTGCGCCATACGACTGTTCCAAAGAATCCTTTTGGCGGATATTTGTCGTGACCTTCTTGGAAAGGCTGCATCGGACCAAAACTTTTGTTCAAGGCTTCTTCTTCTGAGTTAAAGAGTCTACCATCCCATATGCACTGATATTTTACCTTCTTTGGTTTGGCTTTCTTCATTGTGTGGGGATAATGTAAAGTAAGATATAAGGGTAGCGATGAATGCTTTTGTGTGGCAGCAGCAAAAATCCATTATTGTATGCACTCATGAGATATATGACTTGTTCATATTTTATTTAAAAAAGGTATCTTCCGCAATGTATTTTTTTATTCACCATTATATGCCATGCTTGTTTCAACATTCTATAACTGTCGTCAACAATATATATTCAGATAGCATAATGGTGGTGGCTATGAACAGAATTAAGGTAATCAACGAGCCCTCGGAGCTTGTTCCAATGTTGCGGGCCGTAGATACCAGCATAAAACGGGACGTATTGAAAGAGGTAACACTTGAATGGCGTACTGTTAAAGATATTGAGGAGAAATTTGGCGAAGACGGTGCTGAGGCCCTCAAATTCTTTGAGAAGATGAAGCTGGTAGAAACGAGATGGCAATCGACAAGCGGATCGTTCCCTGAAAAAGCTTATCATACATACTATACTTCTTTCCACATCAACGCGTCTTGGCCAGTTTATGAGATCTCAGATGTATTGGCAGTAGCGATGATGTCTGAAGCAGATTTTGAGAAACTTGAAAAAGAGCTTTATGATGAGGTCGGACCAGAAGGGCGTTTTGCTGGAGATATCGCTGAAAAAATGGGTATAACCTCAACAATGCTGAGAAGCTTGGTTAAGCGTTCTGTACGTCTTGACTATCGCGGACACAGGATTGAACGTTTGAAGGAGTGAGTCTTAAGATGCAGGAAATATATATCCTGCGTCTTGGGCATCGTCCCGAGCGCGATAAACGAATCACAACACATGTTGCGCTTACTGCTAGAGCCTTTGGGGCTAAAGGTATCTTTGTATCGACAAAAGATGAAGTTTTAGAAAACAGCATTCGTTCCGTAGTCGATCGCTTTGGCGGGGATTTTACTATTGAAACAGGCACAAAGTGGAGAGACTTTATGCGTAAATTCGATGGTATCAAAGTGCATCTGACAATGTATGGCACCCATATTGATGATGGGATTCCAAAAGTAAAAGCAGATGTCCGAAATAAGATGCTGATTGTGGTTGGGGCTGAAAAAGTGCCTCCAGAAGTTTATCAATGGGCCGATTATAACATCGGTGTAGGAAATCAGCCTCATTCTGAAGTTGCAGCGCTCGCAGTATTTTTAGACAGATATCAGGACAGACAGGCGCTTCAGAAAGATTTTGAAGGCAACACAACTGTCATTCCATGCGAAAGAGGGAAGAACGTTGTTATCAAAGATTCCGAGTGAGGGAGATTGCATACAACTCTTACACTCTTACAAAGTTCCTCAGAATGTTATTGATCATTCATACAAAGTACTCAGCGTGGCACTAAAAATCGCAGGAAAATGCAATGCAGATATACCGCTCATAACTGCAGGCGCATTACTGCATGACATAGGCCGCTCAAAAACGCATGGATTGTTTCATGCATCATATGGTGCGGACCTGCTGAGCGGCCAAGGCATACCCGAACCTATTGTAGCCGTGGTACGTAAGCATACAGGTGCTGGTTTTACTTCAGATGAAGCACGGGAACTTAATCTCCCTGATGCAGATTACATGCCTTCAACTCTGGAAGAAAAGATTGTATGCCATGCAGATAATCTGGTATCAGGCACAAACATTGTCAAATCAAAGGATAAGATAAATATAGAATTATCAAAGGGGCATGAAAGCACTGCAGGCCGCATAGCGGATATGCATAAGGAATTATCGAGTCTATGTGGCATAGACATCGATATGCTATTAGAAAATTAATTGATTTAGATTTTTGCAGCTGGTTTCTTGCTGCTGACTCTCTTTGGGAAGTATCTAAGGATAATAATGTCCCCGATTGACTGTATCCACCTGAAAGGAACACTCACCGCTTTAGATTCTTCGACAAGAAGCGGATTGGTTTCATTTATAAACAACCCTTCTACTTTTTTCTTATCAATATCTATAACCAGATTTGTGACATTTCCTAGATAGATTCCTGCAGATGTATAAACCTGCAATCCCATTAATTCTGAGGCTTCCTCAAGCATGCGCCATCCCAGCACAATATTGCTTTCACTATCTTAAACTATCGCCCTGGTACATAAAAAAACCATTTATTACAGGAGACTATACTGCATATATGGATGAGTTAGAGGCTATCCGTGAAAGAAAGCTTAAAGAACTTATGAACGAGGCAGAATGGCCAACAGCTCCTATTAAGACAACAGATGCCAATTTTCTGGATGTCGTAAACAAGTATGATGTTGTAGTTATCGACTGCTGGGCTCCATGGTGCAAGCCATGCAGGGCAATGGGGCCGATAATTGATGAGCTTGTTGAAACATTGAAAGGAAAGGTTGCATTCGGCAAACTGGATACAGATCAGAACCAGCGCACTGCCATGAGATTTGAGATAGAATCCATCCCTACTCTTCTGGTATACAAAAGCGGCAAGCTAGTCAACAGATTAATAGGGCTGAGACCAAAGGAAGAGATTATTGCCTATCTGCGTCCATTAATCGATAAAAATTGACCTATTTGTAAAAAATCAAGGACAAGTGTATAATATACACTTATCTTTTCATATTTTAATGGATTTTACATCAGATGTAACGATCATTGGATCAGGTCCTGCCGGACTTCAGGCAGCCATTCACGCTTCACGCAGAAAAGCAAATGTCATTCTTATCGGTAAACTAACGGAATCTGCCCTTTGGAAAGCAGATATTGAGAACTATTTCGGCATACAATCTGCAACTGGAGAAGATCTTCTAAACATCAGTTTAGAACAGGCAAAAAGTTTTGGTACCGTGTTTCTAGAGGAAGAAGTCACATCTCTTGAGAAAAAAGATACCGGCTTTGTAGTAAACACAGACAATGGAAAATCAATTCTTTCAAAGTCAGTTGTCTTAGCTGTCGGAGTATCCCGCAAGAAGCTGGGAGTTCCAGGAGAGAAAGAGTTCTTTGGCAAAGGTGTTTCATACTGCGCTTCTTGTGATGCTGGATTTTATAAGAATAAAATAGTCGGAGTAGTAGGAGATGGAAGTGAAGCGGGAGAGTCTGCAGTCTTATTATCCAAATATGCTTCAAATGTCTACTGGATCTCATCTGGCAGATCTGTATCTCAATATATGTTAGACAAAGTGAACCAAGCTTCAATTAATCTGATCGATGCAGATGTGATAGAAATCATTGGTGAAAATAGAGTTGCAGGAGTTAAATTGGATAACGGCGCTGGTATAAACATGGACGGTGTTTTTATAGCACTGGGCGCCAAAGGCTCAATGGAGCTGGCTCTTGATCTGGACATCATGCCGGATATAGATGGAAGAATACCGGTTGATGCGGATTGCAAGACCTCGCTGGATGGAGTCTACGCCTGTGGAGATGTAACCGGTAAGCCGTATCAGGTAGCCAGGGCAGTAGGTCAAGGCTGCATCGCTGGAGACAATGCTGCTAAGTTTGCAATGAGGTGAGTTATGTCTCTCGAAAGCGAACTGATGGCAGGAATCGTAAGAGAAGAAGGCGGCTTTAGAAACTCTCTGAAAAAGATTTTGGAAGAAGATCTTCAGATGAGCGTCAATGAATTCTGTTCTAAAACAGGCTTATCCACATCTACAATATACAAGCTGATGAGCGAATCCAGAGAACCAAATCTGCGTACAGTCAGAGAGATTATCAGAGCAATACGCAGAATTGAGAATAAGCCGTATGGAAATTTTATTGCAGTGATTGCTGCAAGGCCTGTTCTGAATAAAATAGAAGAGCGGATAATCAAGATAGAAGGCCGTGAGATTCTTGTTAAAGAGTACCCGGCAAACAGTATGGAAGATGCGATCATCTCCGCAGTTATGGCTGAACGGGACGGAGCTCTTGCAATAGTCTGCGCTCCAATTGTAGCCCCAACAATTGAGAAGATTCTTACAATACCAGTATCAATCGTAATCCCGAGGGAAAGCATACTGAAAGCGATTGGAAGAGCAGCGAATGAGACTCTTTAAAGAGAGTCTTTCCGCTGCTGTTCTAAATCTGCTAAAATTGATTTTCTTATCTCAATGAATTTTGGGTCCCCTCTATCCCTTGGCCTCGGCAGGTCGATATTGTATTCTTTTACAATGTGACCAGGTCTTGCACTTAATATCAAAATACGGTCTGCAAGGAATACAGATTCGTCCACTGAATGAGTGATGAATACTATCGTTTTTTCAGTTTCATCCTGAATTCTCAGCAGCTCAGTCTGCATCTGGTTCCTTGTCTGAGAGTCTAAAGCACCAAACGGTTCGTCCATTAAAAGTATGTGTGGATTGTTGGCAAGTGCTCTGGCAATTCCAACTCTCTGTTTCATACCTCCGGATAATTCAGAAGGATGAGATTTTTCAAATCCATCAAGACCGACTAGATGTATGAATTGAGAGGCGATTTTTGTCCTCTCTTCAGGAGGGATTTTTTTAATTTCCAATCCAAACTCCACATTTTTCTGTACAGTTCTCCAAGGAAATAATGCAAAGTCCTGGAATACCATTCCGCGGTTTGGTCCAGGCCCGGTAACTTCCTCACCATCTACAACGATGCTCCCTGATGTTTTATCCACAAGACCTGCTATGATTCGAAGCAGAGTGGTTTTTCCACATCCAGATGGACCAAGAACACAGACGAGTTCTCCTTCCTTGACATCAAAGGTTATATCTTCAAGAACCTGCAGGATCTCATCATCTTTGGGATATTCCTTGTAGATGTTTTTCATGCTTAGGATTACTTCATTCCCATCCATCTTGCCACCTCATTTTCTATGAATTTCCCAAGCAGCGCTGTAAGAATTCCCAGGATTCCAATCATTACCATTCCTGCAAACATGAAGTCATAGAGACCCAGGTTATAACATGACTGAATTATGAATCCTAATCCGCCGCCCTTAGCGCCGATCATTTCCGCAGAAACAATACACATCCACCCGATTCCCAGTCCTACAGATATTCCAGTCATCATATGGGGTATCGTTGAAGGAAAGATCACTTTTGAAAAAGTTTGCAGTTTGCTGGCTCCAAATGTTTTGGATGCGTCGATCAAGTTTTTGTCAACACTTTTCACTCCAAATACTACATTAGACAGTATCGGGAAAAATGCACCGATGAATATAGTCAGCACTGGCCCCAGAAACACTCCAAAAGCTAAGAAGAACAGCGGTACCCATGCCATAGGTGGAATGGGTCTTATGATTTCTATTGCTGGAGTAAACAGCATCTCTGCACGTTTTGAGTGACCCAGCAATAATCCAACAGGCACTGCAGTGACGAGTGCGAGAAGGAAACCAAATACAAATCTTTCAAGACTTGAGAATAGCTGTGTGGACATTGATAAACCAATTCCCGGAACATTATCAAATGACTGAATCAATGCCTCGAACACTTCTGGCGGTGTCGGAAAATAGGATTTATCAAAAACTACAGCAAGTGCCCACCATGTTAATATTAGTGCGGCAATAGATATGGCAATATATCCGAGTTTTACGGCATATCCTTTTCTTTTCTCCTTTTGTATTTTATTAATTGGGGTAGTCAAATATTCTTGAGCCATATTCTACACCGTGACATATGTAAACAGATTTATTTCGTTATGATTCTATCAACACTATATATAACTGATTCACCGATTATCTCTTTATATCCATGTGTTCTGCATATTATGATTAGGCTGATTTTTGGTATTCAGCTGATTTACGTTATAAAATTGGAAGATGAGCTGCTCAATGCAGCTCATGTTGTTTTAGTGTTTAACTCCAGGCTAATACATTTACACCATATGTCTTTCCAAGGTACAGAAGCATCAGATATTGAATAGATCCTAAGGGTATGCCGACTACCTTGCCTTCTAAGCCCTTGATCTTCTCTTCCAGAGACATATTCTCATCAAACATTCCTGTCTTCGCAATTACAGCAGAACCATTTGTGTTCGCACATGCAATTATTGATACGTCAAGTTCGGAATGTTTAGCCGAGTACTGGATAACAGGCGGTGATCCTACATATGCAATGTCTAATTCTCCACCGATGAATGCACTCATAATGTTTCCTCCAGCCGCATATTTGGTAGTGCTCACGGCATTAATGTTCAGTTGTTCCAGCATACTTTCTCCATTTTCTCCGGCAAGCGGACTCATTGCCACTACCAATGCCAGCTGATGCAGATCACCATTGAGCTGCCCTACCCTCATTGTAACTTCTGTTGACAGCCCAGCATAATCATCACTGAGATTTTTAGCATCTGATAAGTATTCACCGTTTACAACTTTATCTATGAATTCTTTAGAAGAGTTGCATCCTCGTGCTTTGAGATCCTTTTCATAGATGATGTCTTGATTTATGAACTCCTCTACATAATATTCAAGCCAGTCGTTGAATCCTTTCTCTCCGTTTGCAACATCATTATTCATTTCATATGTTAATTCCATATGCTCCAATGATGCTATAATATCTGCATCATTCTTCAGACCAGTGTGTCCTTTCGTAATCTCAATCAGTGCCTGATGGTTTGGACTGTTTGTGTCCATTGCTTCATTGATCCAATTCAATGCTTTGATTTGAGCTGCTAAAAAGGCTATAACTGC from Candidatus Methanomassiliicoccus intestinalis Issoire-Mx1 encodes:
- the thiM gene encoding hydroxyethylthiazole kinase, which gives rise to MSKNKERNYMFSDIMKNVKAKSPLINVITNFVTVNDCANILLAAGASPCMAYDIREVEDIVSISQGLVINLGAIEDDRAMLLSTKKANEMKIPVIFDPVAAGASRLRNDLCTEFLQNVKFSVIRGNISEIKSLALGSSTTKGVDAADADEITENNISEVVKMAKSLSEKTGSVIAISGKTDVVADHQRAYIIKNGHPMMALITGSGCMLTTLICAYCAANPDRIFESTAAAVCTMGVCGEYAYQKTIDTDTGTSSFRNYLIDYVSKLDSEMIEERMKLEVY
- the thiE gene encoding thiamine phosphate synthase — translated: MKFTKESLKLYVITDRSWIGNRSMSEEVEKTLKAGATCLQIREKNISYDEYVSKSIELRKICNKYNVPFIVNDNIEVALASGADGVHVGQNDILNKNVRSIIGSDKILGISVNSIELAIAAEKAGADYIGVGSIQLSPTKGESKILSTEYVNEICNSVSIPVVAIGGINEQNIPILKGIGIAGVAVISAVFGKEDVAEATYKLRKLVDEYI
- a CDS encoding HAD family hydrolase — encoded protein: MKYGVDISHRFAIFDMDGTIIDSMPAWKNLWSDYLISKGVQPPKDLIESIRNMTLGESSQYFIERFGIKSTKEDVKSEFYKIMEKKYYVGFPPKPGIIEYVSELRSNGVLTCVVTATAEKLARACLKQNNMIGLFDFVISCEKVGKNKQFPDAYNLASYQFGSKPSETVVFEDAPYAATTAVKAGYYTIGVFDEYYMNCIDAMKSICNDYIYSFKRDINTNSSERIIDSL
- a CDS encoding winged helix-turn-helix transcriptional regulator; this translates as MTKRLENEVSLLERHVKMLKTIKENEPIGIIRLAELLGHPQHKVRYSLRILEQEGLIVPSPDGAVTTEKFDEFMKDIDRLLEDMEKAVNRLKIELKSP
- a CDS encoding ArsR family transcriptional regulator, whose protein sequence is MNRIKVINEPSELVPMLRAVDTSIKRDVLKEVTLEWRTVKDIEEKFGEDGAEALKFFEKMKLVETRWQSTSGSFPEKAYHTYYTSFHINASWPVYEISDVLAVAMMSEADFEKLEKELYDEVGPEGRFAGDIAEKMGITSTMLRSLVKRSVRLDYRGHRIERLKE
- a CDS encoding tRNA (cytidine(56)-2'-O)-methyltransferase; this translates as MQEIYILRLGHRPERDKRITTHVALTARAFGAKGIFVSTKDEVLENSIRSVVDRFGGDFTIETGTKWRDFMRKFDGIKVHLTMYGTHIDDGIPKVKADVRNKMLIVVGAEKVPPEVYQWADYNIGVGNQPHSEVAALAVFLDRYQDRQALQKDFEGNTTVIPCERGKNVVIKDSE
- a CDS encoding HD domain-containing protein, whose product is MALKIAGKCNADIPLITAGALLHDIGRSKTHGLFHASYGADLLSGQGIPEPIVAVVRKHTGAGFTSDEARELNLPDADYMPSTLEEKIVCHADNLVSGTNIVKSKDKINIELSKGHESTAGRIADMHKELSSLCGIDIDMLLEN
- a CDS encoding PRC-barrel domain-containing protein, with amino-acid sequence MLEEASELMGLQVYTSAGIYLGNVTNLVIDIDKKKVEGLFINETNPLLVEESKAVSVPFRWIQSIGDIIILRYFPKRVSSKKPAAKI
- the trxA gene encoding thioredoxin translates to MDELEAIRERKLKELMNEAEWPTAPIKTTDANFLDVVNKYDVVVIDCWAPWCKPCRAMGPIIDELVETLKGKVAFGKLDTDQNQRTAMRFEIESIPTLLVYKSGKLVNRLIGLRPKEEIIAYLRPLIDKN
- a CDS encoding NAD(P)/FAD-dependent oxidoreductase, whose protein sequence is MDFTSDVTIIGSGPAGLQAAIHASRRKANVILIGKLTESALWKADIENYFGIQSATGEDLLNISLEQAKSFGTVFLEEEVTSLEKKDTGFVVNTDNGKSILSKSVVLAVGVSRKKLGVPGEKEFFGKGVSYCASCDAGFYKNKIVGVVGDGSEAGESAVLLSKYASNVYWISSGRSVSQYMLDKVNQASINLIDADVIEIIGENRVAGVKLDNGAGINMDGVFIALGAKGSMELALDLDIMPDIDGRIPVDADCKTSLDGVYACGDVTGKPYQVARAVGQGCIAGDNAAKFAMR
- a CDS encoding helix-turn-helix domain-containing protein: MSLESELMAGIVREEGGFRNSLKKILEEDLQMSVNEFCSKTGLSTSTIYKLMSESREPNLRTVREIIRAIRRIENKPYGNFIAVIAARPVLNKIEERIIKIEGREILVKEYPANSMEDAIISAVMAERDGALAIVCAPIVAPTIEKILTIPVSIVIPRESILKAIGRAANETL
- a CDS encoding ABC transporter ATP-binding protein translates to MDGNEVILSMKNIYKEYPKDDEILQVLEDITFDVKEGELVCVLGPSGCGKTTLLRIIAGLVDKTSGSIVVDGEEVTGPGPNRGMVFQDFALFPWRTVQKNVEFGLEIKKIPPEERTKIASQFIHLVGLDGFEKSHPSELSGGMKQRVGIARALANNPHILLMDEPFGALDSQTRNQMQTELLRIQDETEKTIVFITHSVDESVFLADRILILSARPGHIVKEYNIDLPRPRDRGDPKFIEIRKSILADLEQQRKDSL
- a CDS encoding ABC transporter permease, encoding MAQEYLTTPINKIQKEKRKGYAVKLGYIAISIAALILTWWALAVVFDKSYFPTPPEVFEALIQSFDNVPGIGLSMSTQLFSSLERFVFGFLLALVTAVPVGLLLGHSKRAEMLFTPAIEIIRPIPPMAWVPLFFLAFGVFLGPVLTIFIGAFFPILSNVVFGVKSVDKNLIDASKTFGASKLQTFSKVIFPSTIPHMMTGISVGLGIGWMCIVSAEMIGAKGGGLGFIIQSCYNLGLYDFMFAGMVMIGILGILTALLGKFIENEVARWMGMK
- a CDS encoding ABC transporter substrate-binding protein, whose translation is MDKRAVLAVVVVIAVVIVGVAGYVFTRGDNSGAIQYTDVAPGKQLDAIREGKIDAGVLWEPYATAAEMSGDAEVVVWSEEFWSGHPCCVIAVDNKFAEKNPDAVIAFLAAQIKALNWINEAMDTNSPNHQALIEITKGHTGLKNDADIIASLEHMELTYEMNNDVANGEKGFNDWLEYYVEEFINQDIIYEKDLKARGCNSSKEFIDKVVNGEYLSDAKNLSDDYAGLSTEVTMRVGQLNGDLHQLALVVAMSPLAGENGESMLEQLNINAVSTTKYAAGGNIMSAFIGGELDIAYVGSPPVIQYSAKHSELDVSIIACANTNGSAVIAKTGMFDENMSLEEKIKGLEGKVVGIPLGSIQYLMLLYLGKTYGVNVLAWS